One stretch of Longimicrobiaceae bacterium DNA includes these proteins:
- a CDS encoding tyrosine-type recombinase/integrase, with protein MGQAAALIHAPIVPLLPPLVELEGGDEHLVRLWLHGKSVCTRDAYRRDVLQFNRFVGVTLREISLEHLQRYADHLEALGLADATRARRISAVKSLLTFGQRTGYLIYNVGAAISVPRIRNRLAERILPEAHVQRILALESDPRDHAMLRLFYATGARVSEICGLQVRDLQPRVDRRSGRDAGQVTLYGKGGKTRAVLVSPDTWAALRPLVEGRAPDDAVFRSRRGGHLHRSQVLRIVRRAARRAGIDLNVSPHWLRHAHASHALDRGAPAHLVRDTLGHASLVTTNQYVHARPDESSGQYLGV; from the coding sequence ATGGGACAGGCCGCAGCCCTCATCCACGCCCCGATCGTTCCGCTACTTCCACCTCTGGTCGAGCTGGAAGGCGGAGACGAGCATCTGGTCCGGCTCTGGCTCCACGGGAAGAGCGTATGCACCCGGGACGCTTATCGCCGGGACGTCCTCCAGTTCAATCGGTTCGTGGGCGTCACCCTGCGGGAGATCTCGCTCGAGCACCTGCAGCGCTACGCGGACCACCTGGAGGCGCTCGGGCTTGCCGACGCAACGCGGGCCCGCAGGATCTCCGCGGTGAAGTCCCTCCTCACCTTCGGGCAGCGCACCGGCTACCTCATCTACAACGTGGGAGCCGCCATCTCCGTCCCCAGGATCCGGAATCGGCTGGCGGAGCGAATCCTCCCCGAGGCGCACGTGCAGCGCATCCTGGCCCTGGAGTCGGATCCGAGGGACCACGCGATGCTGCGCCTCTTCTACGCCACGGGTGCCCGCGTGAGCGAGATCTGCGGGCTCCAGGTGCGGGACCTCCAGCCGCGCGTCGACCGGCGCAGCGGGCGCGACGCCGGCCAGGTGACGCTGTACGGGAAGGGAGGGAAGACCCGCGCCGTGCTCGTCTCGCCGGACACCTGGGCCGCCCTGCGTCCGCTCGTGGAGGGCAGGGCACCGGATGACGCGGTCTTTCGCAGCCGGCGGGGCGGACACCTCCACCGAAGCCAGGTGTTGCGGATCGTGCGACGGGCCGCACGGCGCGCCGGGATCGACCTGAACGTCTCACCCCACTGGCTCCGGCACGCCCACGCCTCTCATGCGCTCGACCGTGGCGCGCCGGCGCACCTGGTGCGCGACACCCTCGGGCATGCCTCCCTCGTGACCACCAACCAGTACGTGCACGCCCGGCCGGACGAGAGTTCAGGCCAATATCTCGGGGTGTAG